Part of the Cydia pomonella isolate Wapato2018A chromosome 5, ilCydPomo1, whole genome shotgun sequence genome is shown below.
AACGATCGTAATGAACGCATTAAGCAAACTGATATACCAGACAGTAGAGAGCGCAGACAGGCCGCCTGCGACAGCTCAGGGCCCGATACGTATGCAAATAGGCCCCAATGAATCTCGGGGGCGTGGGCCCTTGACTGACACTGACATTAGTATCGCCGAGCCGTCCTAACAATCCGATACACCGTAATGGAACACTGTACCTAAGGGGCGGTCGCTCCATCACTACCTGTCCAGCTCACGTGTTGACTCCTCTGATTGGTGCAATCAATTCAGCTTCAATCTTGTTCTAGGCGCTGGTTTATTTGCACGAGAACAAAGTGATGCATCGCAATCTGAGGTGCAGCAACATATTGTTAACTAAGAATGGGGAAGTAAAGCTATCTGATTTTGGGTTGTCTAAGAGATTGAATAGTTCTCTAGACAAAGCTAGGACGAATATCGGATCACCTGGGTGGATGGCACCGGAAGTGATAACTGGAGATGGATACGGAAACAGAGCCGATGTGTGGGCATTGGGAATAACGACGATTGAAATGGCAGATTCTAAAGCACCTTTCCAGGACATGCATCCGACAAGGGCATTGTTTCAAATCGTAAGGAATCCTCCACCTAGTGTCAATAGGCCAGCTATGTGGTCAAATGACATTAACGACTTCATAACAGAGTAAGTAATGTTGTAAGGTCTTGAGAGAgagaaacataatttattttactcggCGCAAGCAGATCCTTACAGATTCCCTGCTACTATTTATCTTGCCTCATATTTTCTCTTATCCCATTTAACGTTAATGCTTTTAAGAACCCGTCGGTGGTaagggtttttttattataatatatatataaattgcagATGTCTGGAAAAGAATCCTGAACATCGACCATATGCTATGGAGTTAGAAGAACATCCATTTATACAGTCAGTTCCAGAAAACGATTTTCATGTAAGCTTCTGTTGTTCACAACAGCAATGAGAAGAATTatgtctgtatttttttaaatttatactatACTTATTACAGTTAACCACCGAGCTGAAAATGTTAGCCTTCGAGTTAAAAGATAAAGAACTTCCACGTAAACCACCAGAAAGGATAATCAAAAACGGTCTTCTAACTACTGAAGGTGTTAGCGAATCAGAGACTATGCAAGTAGAAGACTTAGCTGCTCTAGAAGTACTCACAGAAGACAGTATTCTAGCAGAACTGCAGACTAAATTAGCAAAAGGTTATTTTACTTCATTTATTGGCGATATTCTTCTCATACTCAATCCAAATACGCACGAAGATATCTACAACGAAGAAGTATgtatgaattttacataaataactgtcgaaataagtttaaattgaaattacacgaacctaatattttattttagtatcacAAAAAGTACGAATGCAAATCAAGATCTGACAACGAACCTCATATATTCGCTGTAGCTGACGGAGCTTATCAAGATGCTCTTCATCACAATGAACCTCAACATATAGTGTTTTCTGGAGAAAGTAAATCTGGCAAAACAACCAATATGAACCACGCCTTACGGCACCTAACACATTTAGGGGCTATGAAGAACAATGTTGCGGACAGGATTGAAAAGGCTAAGAATGTTATTCAAGCAGCTATAAGTGCTGGTACCCCTATAAACGCACATTCTACAAGAGCTATCTTCCAAATTCAAGTAACCTATGGAAGTTCTGGAAAGTTAAGCGGAGCAATATTTTGGTTATATCAACTGGAAAAATGGAGAGTCTCATCAACAGATATGCAAGTCTtaagattttaaatttttttcaaaGTTTTCATTCTTAATCATAGTTATTATCACATATAAGAATTTATTGAATTTACATTGCATTTTGTTTTAGGTCCCACGCAAACTTTAAtctactttattatttttatgatgccatgGAAGCCGGAAATAGGCTACATGCATTATCACTTGAGAAAAACAGAAAACATCGGTATTTAAGGATACAGGAAGAaccaagaaaattaaaaaaatctgtaagAGAAACTCCAGCAGAAAATGTTTCTAAATATGAAGAATTCATAGAAAATCTCAAAGCTCTAGATTGGGAGCAAGAAGATATTATCATGTTTGAAACAATTCTAGCTGCTATACTCACTCTTGGTAACGTCAGATTTAAAGATGGAAAAAATGGAACAGCAGAGATTGAGAATCCTGATGAAGCTAAGAAAGTTGCCAAATTATTGTGTCTTGAGGAGGTGAAGTTTTTGTGGGCGCTTCTCAATTACTGTTTAATCGAAAGAGGGACAGCAGTGAAAAGAAAACATTCCACGGATGAAGCCAGAGATGCACGCGACATGCTAGCGAGTGCATTATACAAAAGGCTGATCGATTGgatgattaatttaataaattccAAATTATCTTTTATGAGATCAGTATTGTAAGTATCCTGCCTTTCAATAAAgacattaattattaatagCCTTGTTTTTACCTTCtagatttattttaacatacatttttataatcattGCAGTGGAGATAAATATTCAGTGAGTTTGTTAGATATGTTTGGATTTGAATGCTATCATAGAAATCGCTTAGAACAACTAATCGTGAACACGACAAATGAACAAATACAATTTCTGTATAATCAGCGAGTTTTTGCCTGGGAAATGCAAGAAACCGCAGAGGAAGAGGTCGATGTAGTAGCTTTACATTTCTATGACAATAAGCATTCGGTCGATCAGCTAATGGGAAGACCACTTGGACTCTTCTATATTTTAGACGAAGCTAGTCGTACTGGAAGTGGACAAGAGTTTATCATGAGTAAGTGAAGGCTATCCTGTAAACATGCCTCTAATACACATAAAGCCTCATTAGtgaaatttcaaatatttctgTTTCAGGTACTATTCGGACATCATGCAAAGGGCCATACGTAAAGTTGTCCGGTAGTCATGAATTCAGCGTTGCACACTATACAGGAAAAGTCAGTTATGACGCCAGAGAAATAGCCGATAAAAATAAAGACTTCCTGCCACCAGAGATGATAGAAACTATGAGAGCATCAATCAACACCACAGTTCAAGAATTATTTAGAAACAAGTTGACCAAAACAGGCAATTTGACTGTATGCTCAAGTCAGCCGAAAATAACTGTGGTGAAGTCAAAGTCTGAAAAAGATATGGAAAATACTAAAGCTCGAGTAAGTATTGTCTCTGCAAAAGCTGGCGTGGAGTTCTCAGATATTTTTGCTGGTAGTTCGTAATATTTCTCGGTTACCTTTTCAGAAATTTAACACAGTGTCCAAAGGGCAGTTTTCACAAGTACATAGAATGAGAACAGCGGCTGCAACTTACCGAGCCACCAGTTTAGAGATCCTCAAGCAGCTTTCTGTAGGTCCAGGGAGCGGGGGCACCCACTACGTCCGATGCATTCGAGCAGATCTGAACGACAACCCCAGAGGTTTTCAGACAGAAGTCGTTCGGCAGCAACTGAGAGCTCTTGCTATCTTGGACACTGCAAAAGCAAGGCAAAATGGTTTCTCATGTCGTATACCTTTTGCTGAATTTATAAGAAGGTAATATAGTACAATCGCCCGATCAAAGATCCTCTGAAGTTTATCAGATGTATTTACAAATACCAAATGTTTGCAGATACCGTTTCCTAGCCTTCGATTTTGATGAAAATGTGGAGGTGACAAAAGATAACTGCAGGTTGTTACTGATTCGGCTCAAAATGGAGGGTTGGGAGCTTGGCAAGACAAAAGTTTTCTTGAAATACTACAATGAGGAATTTTTAGCCAGGTAATTTTTCCCATTATCGTTTCATCAATCTAATGCCTTTTGATCTGATTCTTTCAGACATATAGTGTTAAATAACTGACctaattacattatattataatacaggTTATATGAAACACAAGTAAAGAAGATTGTAAAAGTTCAATGCATGATGAGAGCTTACCTTGCTAGAAGAAAAGCGGTAAAGAGCAAGTCGAAAGCGCAGCACAGTAAGTTAGTTCAGCGTTCATCAGTCCTTCTTGAATGCGCGACCCTCCAGCACGACCTACGCTTCATTTAAATAACCTCAATGTAGACCCATAGTCCAATAACAACTATGATCCACATCTTCATTTTGGTGATGCCTGAATTAGTTCTtccttttatgaaaatattctgCCTCAGAACTGCAACTTTCAAATAATATTCACACCGGATATGCGACTTTGTTTTGGACTATAGTTTTACGGTACTACCGACTTTCTTCTGGAGAGAGCGCTAACTAAAATTACACTCACTTATTTAAACTGATGTTGTTTTAGTTAAAGAACTAAAGAAACAACAGTCTATGAATGTGACAGAGGATGAGGCGGCATTACTTATACAGAAAGGTAAGACGAAGGAACGAAATATTGTTTCTGTCGTTACACTTTTAAATTACGAATTCATCTTTTAATCAATTTTCAGCGTATAGAGGTTACATGGTCCGGAAGGCTTATGGGCCCCTTATAAACAAGTCAACAGGTCAGATCGATGAAGAGACTGCATTATTTCTGAAGAGGTATGCCATGAAGTGGAAAAGTCGGTCAATCTTCCAAGTTCTGTTACAGTACAGAGCAGTAAGATATCAGGATTTGGTGCATTTTTCACAGCAGGTAATATCATAGAGGGTATACCTACTAAAACATCAGACAATCAACCCTTATTCTTGTACAATCCGGACTTTAATTGtcgagccatttagggtttactttacattggacatttcataccgttagtattaaAACCAAGACCATAGACCAGTTAAGACttacctaatataaatatacaataaggtcactgtgggcaagaccgtctataaggcaagtccgtcaacacattataacttttgaattagaaagcatttgccgctttggcgtcaagtttataagtcagtttttcgccctagttccctcactctaaaacagatggcgctgtgacaacgaacttcagagcaatccgcgtaaacaagtcattacgtgtatggaactcgaagtgatagtgcgacagtctctgcaaataaaattgttaaaaatagtttgtgacaagattttgcaccagaaattgactacgtaagtaatataagacccgctaatctttattatgtgtttaa
Proteins encoded:
- the LOC133517597 gene encoding neither inactivation nor afterpotential protein C isoform X2 is translated as MTDYLNISSLPSPTERYSLDKKLGSGIFGEVFKASDSQAAEKAVAIKIQTYNDDTEVHIHEEYKCLRDLTQHPNLIDFYGVFCERSEGVKKIWFVLELCECGSVIDIVRKLNAADRKMSEEHIAYILKYTIKALVYLHENKVMHRNLRCSNILLTKNGEVKLSDFGLSKRLNSSLDKARTNIGSPGWMAPEVITGDGYGNRADVWALGITTIEMADSKAPFQDMHPTRALFQIVRNPPPSVNRPAMWSNDINDFITECLEKNPEHRPYAMELEEHPFIQSVPENDFHLTTELKMLAFELKDKELPRKPPERIIKNGLLTTEGVSESETMQVEDLAALEVLTEDSILAELQTKLAKGYFTSFIGDILLILNPNTHEDIYNEEYHKKYECKSRSDNEPHIFAVADGAYQDALHHNEPQHIVFSGESKSGKTTNMNHALRHLTHLGAMKNNVADRIEKAKNVIQAAISAGTPINAHSTRAIFQIQVTYGSSGKLSGAIFWLYQLEKWRVSSTDMSHANFNLLYYFYDAMEAGNRLHALSLEKNRKHRYLRIQEEPRKLKKSVRETPAENVSKYEEFIENLKALDWEQEDIIMFETILAAILTLGNVRFKDGKNGTAEIENPDEAKKVAKLLCLEEVKFLWALLNYCLIERGTAVKRKHSTDEARDARDMLASALYKRLIDWMINLINSKLSFMRSVFGDKYSVSLLDMFGFECYHRNRLEQLIVNTTNEQIQFLYNQRVFAWEMQETAEEEVDVVALHFYDNKHSVDQLMGRPLGLFYILDEASRTGSGQEFIMSTIRTSCKGPYVKLSGSHEFSVAHYTGKVSYDAREIADKNKDFLPPEMIETMRASINTTVQELFRNKLTKTGNLTVCSSQPKITVVKSKSEKDMENTKARKFNTVSKGQFSQVHRMRTAAATYRATSLEILKQLSVGPGSGGTHYVRCIRADLNDNPRGFQTEVVRQQLRALAILDTAKARQNGFSCRIPFAEFIRRYRFLAFDFDENVEVTKDNCRLLLIRLKMEGWELGKTKVFLKYYNEEFLARLYETQVKKIVKVQCMMRAYLARRKAVKSKSKAQHIKELKKQQSMNVTEDEAALLIQKAYRGYMVRKAYGPLINKSTGQIDEETALFLKRYAMKWKSRSIFQVLLQYRAVRYQDLVHFSQQVHIYNQSLLESLLNSSTSVLLDRVDPNVKGEDFLGSSPPTVWKLPFRIDQIQYYDTSYMCDPAVKSSQYDSDHEQWDEPLQRRFSSASAQTSPSLATTGTQTLINVPFCRDPTQPVPKLPPEEPPKVDRNPSKKEANRPAVYKKKPNYSTSTSYYQPPAPWSDAHDDANVLENTNPSLRKTNSRSLYSVNSQDMNNPIRELQAMAKSTSDLNEDDPPFNFQAMLKKTPRNRASMKRLGETDNGMWEDKPEPRKTPTPKPSTKGPAPPRPMSREFVRKDSRELIMSATKRSSVTPDLECRSPVEYGRVRSPVDNRGVRSPVDNRDVRSPVDNRDVRSPVDNRDVRSPVDNKDVQSPVDNRDLRSPVENRDSRPREKVFLAPGLSVEGMVTDL
- the LOC133517597 gene encoding neither inactivation nor afterpotential protein C isoform X1, whose protein sequence is MTDYLNISSLPSPTERYSLDKKLGSGIFGEVFKASDSQAAEKAVAIKIQTYNDDTEVHIHEEYKCLRDLTQHPNLIDFYGVFCERSEGVKKIWFVLELCECGSVIDIVRKLNAADRKMSEEHIAYILKYTIKALVYLHENKVMHRNLRCSNILLTKNGEVKLSDFGLSKRLNSSLDKARTNIGSPGWMAPEVITGDGYGNRADVWALGITTIEMADSKAPFQDMHPTRALFQIVRNPPPSVNRPAMWSNDINDFITECLEKNPEHRPYAMELEEHPFIQSVPENDFHLTTELKMLAFELKDKELPRKPPERIIKNGLLTTEGVSESETMQVEDLAALEVLTEDSILAELQTKLAKGYFTSFIGDILLILNPNTHEDIYNEEYHKKYECKSRSDNEPHIFAVADGAYQDALHHNEPQHIVFSGESKSGKTTNMNHALRHLTHLGAMKNNVADRIEKAKNVIQAAISAGTPINAHSTRAIFQIQVTYGSSGKLSGAIFWLYQLEKWRVSSTDMSHANFNLLYYFYDAMEAGNRLHALSLEKNRKHRYLRIQEEPRKLKKSVRETPAENVSKYEEFIENLKALDWEQEDIIMFETILAAILTLGNVRFKDGKNGTAEIENPDEAKKVAKLLCLEEVKFLWALLNYCLIERGTAVKRKHSTDEARDARDMLASALYKRLIDWMINLINSKLSFMRSVFGDKYSVSLLDMFGFECYHRNRLEQLIVNTTNEQIQFLYNQRVFAWEMQETAEEEVDVVALHFYDNKHSVDQLMGRPLGLFYILDEASRTGSGQEFIMSTIRTSCKGPYVKLSGSHEFSVAHYTGKVSYDAREIADKNKDFLPPEMIETMRASINTTVQELFRNKLTKTGNLTVCSSQPKITVVKSKSEKDMENTKARKFNTVSKGQFSQVHRMRTAAATYRATSLEILKQLSVGPGSGGTHYVRCIRADLNDNPRGFQTEVVRQQLRALAILDTAKARQNGFSCRIPFAEFIRRYRFLAFDFDENVEVTKDNCRLLLIRLKMEGWELGKTKVFLKYYNEEFLARLYETQVKKIVKVQCMMRAYLARRKAVKSKSKAQHIKELKKQQSMNVTEDEAALLIQKAYRGYMVRKAYGPLINKSTGQIDEETALFLKRYAMKWKSRSIFQVLLQYRAVRYQDLVHFSQQVHIYNQSLLESLLNSSTSVLLDRVDPNVKGEDFLGSSPPTVWKLPFRIDQIQYYDTSYMCDPAVKSSDTFASQYDSDHEQWDEPLQRRFSSASAQTSPSLATTGTQTLINVPFCRDPTQPVPKLPPEEPPKVDRNPSKKEANRPAVYKKKPNYSTSTSYYQPPAPWSDAHDDANVLENTNPSLRKTNSRSLYSVNSQDMNNPIRELQAMAKSTSDLNEDDPPFNFQAMLKKTPRNRASMKRLGETDNGMWEDKPEPRKTPTPKPSTKGPAPPRPMSREFVRKDSRELIMSATKRSSVTPDLECRSPVEYGRVRSPVDNRGVRSPVDNRDVRSPVDNRDVRSPVDNRDVRSPVDNKDVQSPVDNRDLRSPVENRDSRPREKVFLAPGLSVEGMVTDL